In one Desulfobaculum bizertense DSM 18034 genomic region, the following are encoded:
- a CDS encoding efflux RND transporter permease subunit: MTQEKNIAFFQKLTAQILRWRWGVLFGVIAVTAFFMAQYSQLKFNGSFEIWFLKDDPAMQRLETFKQTFGNDQFIYILAETDDVFQPETARSLKKLANELEHNVPYLRDLTWIGNAEHISAQGKTVLIEELFKDIPTDPQEMQRRRDKALSEKDFVDRYISRDGKAAGIMLELENFPTEHMVPPPSTQVATAVLKTLAQPEYAGLHLRAVGDPIFETKYNEVAGKETPKFFGLCLLVQAVLLLVFARGGRGIVVPLVIVVLSFLWTLGTIALLGFDLDLMIIGLPVLLICVGIGDSMHAIAEFNGKLHSGLPRRQALLESMGEVGLPCFLTSLTTAIGFFSFSSAPIKPFLQMGLYLPAGVIYAFVLTLLLVPLFYSFGKPHPFLAKRNSPVQERVRNAIDHIGTLATRYPGKTCATFSALMLLGVVGSFYVQVESNPTKFLTKKVELRQDVDFVDARMGGSTGLEIIIDTKQPDGIKQLAVLEGMDRLALEMENNPLVHKSFSLVDVLKKMRRALHNGDKAFYSIPERQQAVPEYMALYEMAGGDQMDKILSFDGSKARINLQTQALGSAETRQLIAQVQKLAQRFFPDNVEVSTTGFVDIAKSLNDNMKSAQASSISLAFCLIALVMMVTLKSVRLGLLSMIPNIMPVFMVLGFLGITGIYMDTILMSVSAMIIGVAVDDTIHFFVHFKREFQRCSNYVDAVTKSLHIVGRPIIFTTLTLSLGFLVLSCSVMTGWIKIGLLSGFAFVWALLADILFAPALLVLLKPLGKEHTTECAPIKASPEQPEAH; the protein is encoded by the coding sequence ATGACACAAGAAAAAAACATTGCGTTCTTCCAAAAGCTTACAGCTCAAATCCTTCGCTGGCGCTGGGGAGTCCTCTTTGGAGTCATTGCTGTCACTGCGTTTTTCATGGCGCAGTATTCACAGCTCAAATTCAATGGCTCTTTTGAGATATGGTTTTTGAAAGACGACCCCGCCATGCAGCGGCTTGAGACGTTCAAACAAACCTTTGGCAATGACCAGTTTATTTACATTCTTGCGGAGACTGATGACGTCTTTCAGCCAGAGACTGCCCGCTCGCTCAAAAAACTTGCCAATGAACTTGAGCACAACGTTCCCTACCTTCGTGACCTCACGTGGATTGGAAATGCTGAACATATTTCTGCACAGGGCAAAACCGTTCTGATTGAAGAGCTGTTTAAGGATATTCCCACAGACCCGCAGGAAATGCAGCGAAGACGGGACAAGGCACTTTCTGAAAAGGACTTCGTTGATCGCTATATTTCAAGAGACGGAAAAGCAGCGGGCATAATGCTGGAGCTTGAAAACTTCCCAACAGAACATATGGTTCCTCCGCCAAGCACGCAGGTCGCCACTGCGGTCCTAAAAACTCTTGCACAGCCTGAATATGCAGGTCTCCATCTTCGTGCCGTTGGCGATCCTATTTTTGAAACCAAATACAACGAGGTTGCAGGAAAAGAGACACCCAAATTTTTTGGTCTCTGCCTCCTTGTGCAGGCGGTTCTTCTCCTCGTCTTTGCCAGAGGTGGTCGGGGGATTGTCGTCCCTCTCGTCATTGTCGTTCTGAGCTTCTTATGGACTCTAGGAACAATTGCGCTCTTAGGCTTTGATCTCGACCTCATGATTATTGGTCTTCCTGTCCTGCTGATCTGCGTTGGAATTGGCGACTCCATGCATGCTATCGCAGAATTTAATGGCAAACTTCATAGCGGACTCCCCCGCCGGCAGGCTTTGCTCGAAAGCATGGGTGAAGTTGGCCTTCCCTGTTTTCTCACCAGCCTGACCACGGCCATTGGTTTCTTTTCATTTAGTAGCGCTCCCATCAAACCCTTCTTGCAGATGGGGCTGTATTTACCCGCGGGAGTCATTTATGCGTTTGTCCTGACGCTCCTGCTTGTCCCGCTTTTCTATTCTTTTGGGAAGCCACATCCATTCCTTGCCAAACGGAATTCGCCAGTGCAGGAGCGAGTCCGAAACGCCATCGATCATATTGGAACTCTTGCGACACGGTACCCAGGAAAAACCTGCGCTACCTTCAGTGCGCTGATGCTCCTTGGGGTTGTCGGCTCCTTTTATGTGCAGGTTGAATCAAATCCAACGAAATTCCTGACCAAAAAGGTTGAGCTTCGGCAGGATGTCGACTTTGTTGACGCTCGAATGGGAGGCTCTACCGGTCTCGAAATCATTATTGATACAAAACAGCCAGACGGAATAAAACAGCTTGCCGTTCTTGAAGGGATGGATCGCCTTGCTCTGGAAATGGAAAACAACCCACTCGTACACAAAAGCTTTAGTCTGGTAGATGTCCTCAAAAAAATGCGCCGGGCGCTTCATAACGGAGACAAAGCCTTTTACAGCATTCCGGAACGCCAGCAGGCTGTTCCTGAATACATGGCTCTTTATGAAATGGCTGGTGGCGACCAGATGGACAAAATTCTGAGCTTTGACGGCTCCAAGGCTCGTATCAACCTGCAGACACAGGCCCTTGGTTCCGCAGAAACCCGTCAGCTCATTGCACAAGTCCAGAAACTGGCACAACGCTTTTTCCCAGACAATGTAGAGGTCTCTACAACGGGCTTTGTGGACATCGCCAAGTCACTTAACGACAACATGAAAAGCGCTCAGGCCAGCAGCATTAGTCTGGCATTTTGCCTCATCGCGCTCGTTATGATGGTCACACTGAAGTCTGTCCGGCTTGGCCTTCTGAGCATGATTCCCAACATCATGCCGGTCTTTATGGTTCTGGGGTTCCTCGGCATTACCGGAATCTACATGGATACAATCCTCATGAGCGTGAGCGCCATGATTATTGGTGTCGCGGTCGATGATACTATCCACTTCTTTGTACACTTCAAACGAGAATTCCAGCGCTGCTCAAACTACGTCGACGCCGTCACGAAATCACTGCATATTGTCGGACGCCCGATCATCTTCACAACGCTCACCCTTTCCCTCGGTTTTTTGGTCCTGTCCTGCTCAGTCATGACTGGCTGGATCAAAATAGGACTTCTCTCCGGCTTTGCCTTTGTCTGGGCACTCCTTGCAGACATTCTTTTCGCTCCGGCCCTCCTCGTTCTGCTCAAACCACTCGGAAAAGAACACACAACGGAGTGCGCCCCCATAAAAGCCTCACCTGAACAACCAGAAGCACACTAA
- a CDS encoding thioesterase II family protein has protein sequence MSDSLSSWIVRPCIRHSPRLRLVCLPYAGGGASLFRKWPQFLPEDIELLAVQLPGREKRLFDPPCSDLAVIVHKLRAALQNYLDCPLGFFGYSMGTRIAYELARTLREQDNIQPACMFVAACKGPQIEEPPNPRYLLPDKEFKEALRDLGGTPDEVLENTELMDMYLPALRADFALKESYVHSPCPPFDCPITAYCGDHDKEAPQDESQTWDQETTAAFRLRCFPGGHFFIHDNLSELLSDMKSQLHITLREPSHKARTQKRTQG, from the coding sequence ATGTCTGATTCACTCTCGTCATGGATTGTTCGTCCATGTATCCGTCACTCCCCCCGCCTGCGCCTCGTGTGTTTACCCTATGCAGGCGGGGGGGCATCTCTCTTTCGAAAATGGCCCCAGTTTCTTCCAGAAGACATTGAGCTACTCGCGGTACAGCTCCCCGGCCGCGAAAAAAGGCTCTTTGACCCTCCGTGCAGTGACCTTGCAGTCATCGTGCACAAACTCCGGGCTGCCCTGCAAAACTATCTCGACTGCCCTCTTGGATTTTTTGGCTACAGCATGGGAACCCGCATCGCCTATGAACTGGCCCGTACCCTTCGGGAGCAGGACAATATCCAGCCTGCCTGCATGTTCGTTGCTGCCTGCAAAGGGCCACAGATAGAGGAACCACCGAACCCGCGCTACCTGCTTCCGGACAAGGAATTCAAGGAAGCCCTGCGCGATCTTGGGGGAACGCCTGATGAGGTTCTCGAAAATACAGAACTCATGGACATGTACCTTCCCGCTCTTCGGGCTGATTTTGCTCTCAAGGAAAGCTACGTGCACAGCCCATGCCCTCCCTTTGACTGCCCCATAACGGCATATTGTGGTGACCACGACAAAGAGGCGCCTCAGGATGAGAGCCAGACATGGGACCAGGAGACGACGGCTGCATTTCGCTTGCGCTGCTTTCCCGGTGGTCACTTTTTCATTCACGACAACCTGTCGGAACTGCTCTCCGATATGAAATCTCAACTTCACATCACGTTACGGGAGCCATCCCACAAGGCTCGTACACAAAAAAGGACACAGGGATGA
- a CDS encoding DUF4198 domain-containing protein → MARKLWINLTDSFAQHKTMEEPPRHFMVSLGFGHVLPMDDLFIHREGGLPLESFSLNAPNGGVSQLRLPSPEAYSLQSADCGIDIETGDLAAHKLSIGKDAIPGTYQVAAESSEFFVSQYVDEKGMMVWDPKPMNEFPKEQEILASFRTKIYAKAFPCVGEWTQPKALGHELEILPVTDLSNVHPGDAVSFDVSYMGKPFTCTQDSMEYIVAASNTYGGEAGGSTEGFFLSAYAINGKARFVFPTAGQWIITAFSNQWIREQGEWSDYAQKCQRVFHSASVTLNVKAL, encoded by the coding sequence ATGGCCCGCAAATTATGGATTAATCTTACTGATTCTTTTGCTCAGCACAAAACAATGGAAGAACCACCCCGGCACTTCATGGTGTCCCTTGGCTTTGGCCATGTGCTCCCTATGGACGACCTCTTTATTCACCGGGAAGGCGGCTTGCCCCTTGAATCATTTAGCCTGAACGCCCCCAACGGGGGAGTTTCCCAGCTTCGGCTTCCATCGCCAGAAGCATACTCACTCCAGAGTGCTGATTGCGGAATAGACATCGAAACAGGCGATCTTGCAGCCCACAAATTAAGCATAGGAAAAGATGCAATCCCCGGCACCTATCAGGTTGCGGCAGAAAGCTCAGAGTTTTTTGTCAGCCAGTACGTTGATGAAAAGGGAATGATGGTCTGGGATCCCAAACCAATGAATGAATTTCCCAAAGAACAGGAGATTCTCGCGAGCTTCCGAACCAAGATTTACGCCAAGGCTTTTCCCTGCGTTGGCGAGTGGACCCAGCCCAAGGCCCTTGGACATGAGCTTGAAATCCTTCCGGTCACGGACCTGAGCAATGTTCATCCGGGAGATGCTGTTTCCTTTGACGTTTCCTACATGGGCAAGCCTTTCACCTGCACGCAGGACAGCATGGAATATATTGTTGCTGCCAGTAATACATATGGAGGAGAAGCAGGCGGAAGTACAGAAGGCTTCTTCCTCTCTGCCTACGCGATCAACGGAAAGGCACGCTTCGTTTTCCCCACGGCTGGCCAGTGGATTATTACCGCTTTCTCAAACCAGTGGATTCGTGAACAGGGAGAATGGAGTGACTACGCGCAGAAATGCCAGCGAGTTTTCCATTCTGCCAGCGTCACCCTGAACGTCAAAGCTCTCTAA